Proteins encoded within one genomic window of Bemisia tabaci chromosome 2, PGI_BMITA_v3:
- the Cul1 gene encoding cullin-1, whose amino-acid sequence MSYNDQAMASHKRDCNPGLKQIDLDQIWDDLREGIEQVYNRQFMPKPRYMELYTHVYNYCTSVHQKVQRNGSTSKQKKGPNNPGGAQLIGLELYKKLRDFLRNYLINLLKDGVDLMDEDVLQFYTRQWEEYQFSSKVLNGVCAYLNRHWVRREHEEGKKTIREIYQLALLTWRDHLFKQLNKQVTAAVLKLIERERNGETINTRLVSGVINCYVELSLNETSPVGKGLNLTVYKDSFENVFLEDTERFYNRESTEFLRQNPVTEYMKKAEQRLAEEGKRVQVYLHETTLDRLSKCCEQVLIEKHLEIFHAEFQNLLDADKDEDLGRMYQLVARIPDGLGELRNLLESHIAAQGLQAIEKCGESALNDPKVYVNATLEVHKKYNVLVLTAFNNDSGFVAALDKACGRFINNNAVTRIANASSKSPELLAKFCDILLKKSSKNPEEAELEDTLNQVMVVFKYIEDKDVFQKFYSKMLAKRLVQHMSASDDAEASMISKLKQACGFEYTSKLQRMFQDIGVSKDLNEQFKNHLISSNEPLDIDFSIQVLSSGSWPFQQSFLFSLPAELEKSVHRFTSFYSGQHSGRKLNWLYNMSKGELHTNCFKNRYTLQASTFQMAVLLEFNVHKKLSVLQLSEHTGIKFDFLIQVLQILLKSKLLICDDDEADIHSQSQISVYSGYKNKKLRVNINIPMKTEMKIEQETTHKHIEEDRKLLIQAAIVRIMKMRKVLKHQQLVGEVLTQLALKFKPKVHIIKKCIDILIEKEYLERTEGQKDTYSYLA is encoded by the coding sequence ATGTCTTACAACGATCAAGCGATGGCAAGTCACAAAAGGGATTGTAATCCTGGTCTGAAGCAGATTGATCTTGATCAAATATGGGACGATTTACGAGAAGGCATCGAGCAAGTTTACAATCGGCAGTTCATGCCGAAGCCACGGTACATGGAACTGTATACCCATGTCTACAACTACTGCACAAGTGTTCATCAAAAGGTTCAACGAAATGGCTCCACCTCAAAGCAGAAAAAAGGACCCAACAACCCGGGTGGCGCGCAGTTAATCGGTTTAGAACTGTACAAAAAGCTCAGAGACTTCTTACGTAATTATTTAATCAATCTGCTGAAAGATGGCGTAGATTTAATGGATGAGGATGTTCTTCAATTCTACACACGTCAATGGGAAGAATACCAGTTCAGTTCAAAGGTTCTCAACGGGGTTTGTGCATATTTGAATAGGCATTGGGTGCGGCGAGAGCatgaagaaggaaagaaaacgATCCGAGAAATTTATCAACTAGCTTTGTTAACATGGCGTGATCATTTATTCAAGCAGCTTAACAAGCAAGTAACAGCTGCTGTACTTAAACTCAttgaaagagaaagaaatggTGAAACTATCAATACTCGTCTTGTCAGTGGTGTTATTAATTGTTACGTGGAGTTAAGTCTCAATGAGACAAGCCCTGTTGGCAAAGGATTGAACTTAACCGTGTACAAAGactcatttgaaaatgttttcttaGAAGACACTGAAAGGTTTTATAATCGAGAGAGTACAGAATTTCTGAGACAGAACCCTGTCACAGAGTACATGAAAAAAGCAGAGCAACGCTTAGCTGAAGAAGGAAAACGAGTTCAAGTTTACCTCCATGAAACAACACTTGATCGGCTTTCCAAATGTTGTGAGCAGGTGCTAATTGAAAAACACTTAGAAATATTTCATGCcgagtttcaaaatctccttgATGCAGACAAAGATGAAGATCTTGGAAGAATGTATCAGTTAGTGGCACGAATCCCAGATGGTTTAGGAGAATTAAGAAATCTGTTAGAGAGCCATATTGCTGCGCAAGGTCTTCAGGCCATCGAAAAATGTGGTGAGAGTGCATTGAATGATCCGAAAGTTTATGTAAATGCTACTTTGGAAGTACATAAGAAATATAATGTACTCGTGTTAACTGCTTTCAACAATGATTCTGGTTTTGTTGCTGCGTTAGACAAGGCTTGTGGTCGCTTTATCAACAATAATGCAGTCACAAGAATAGCAAACGCGAGCTCAAAGTCACCAGAATTACTAGCCAAGTTTTGCGATATCCTGCTGAAAAAATCGAGCAAAAATCCAGAGGAGGCAGAGTTGGAGGATACCTTGAATCAAGTGATGGTTGTGTTCAAGTATATCGAGGATAAAGatgttttccaaaaattttacagcAAAATGCTGGCGAAGCGACTGGTCCAGCACATGTCTGCTAGTGATGATGCTGAAGCCTCtatgatttcaaaattgaaacaagCTTGTGGATTTGAATACACCTCCAAACTTCAGCGCATGTTCCAGGATATAGGAGTTTCAAAAGACTTAAATGAACAGTTCAAAAATCATCTTATTAGTTCAAATGAGCCGCTAGATATCGATTTCAGTATCCAAGTTTTATCATCGGGATCATGGCCCTTCCAGCAATCGTTCCTTTTCTCACTGCCAGCTGAATTAGAAAAGAGTGTACACAGGTTTACTTCATTTTACAGTGGTCAACATTCTGGCCGGAAATTGAACTGGCTCTATAACATGTCCAAAGGTGAACTACACacaaattgtttcaaaaatcgTTACACTCTCCAAGCATCGACATTCCAAATGGCTGTCTTACTCGAGTTCAATGTGCATAAAAAACTGAGCGTCCTTCAGTTGAGCGAGCACACCGGAATAAAGTTTGACTTTCTAATTCAGGTTCTCCAGATTTTACTTAAGTCTAAATTGCTTATCTGTGATGATGATGAAGCAGATATCCACTCTCAATCACAGATATCTGTCTATTCAGgatacaaaaacaaaaaacttcgTGTCAATATTAATATTCCAATGAAAACAGAAATGAAGATAGAACAGGAAACAACACATAAACATATTGAAGAGGATCGTAAATTATTAATCCAAGCTGCCATTGTTCGCATTATGAAAATGCGCAAAGTATTGAAGCATCAGCAATTAGTTGGTGAAGTATTGACGCAGCTGGCTCTCAAGTTCAAACCAAAAGTTCACATCATCAAGAAATGTATCGATATTCTAATTGAAAAAGAATACCTCGAGAGAACAGAGGGTCAAAAGGATACGTACAGTTATTTAGCTTGA